One window of Lawsonibacter asaccharolyticus genomic DNA carries:
- a CDS encoding ankyrin repeat, giving the protein MYQIAYLGRWETLPETAAAIYEHDIPKLDAMLQGGLDLGTPIQLSEYIKLMPLEIAVFQNDVSMIHFLLEHGADPGLAEEQPLLLTAARCCGPEVVVLFAGQAAKLSSKQKERAFQEVRWGQRAENIPVLEQAGITVAKFGGEAFRAAVSEGNTKLAWLLLEKGADINYHKPDMVFPNASTAVTEAARHKNLPMVRWLVEQGADITIADKYGDRPYTVAVQNKNQELADYLKALEPEEWHNEQEKLRQLMPYKLPAKLVEYLKTGPLRLEFSEQKWVKWAELYSFMDVQEMTWKRKKLLSLMAAMDNYSDYLLLWSPRDKKLWYLDIEHEEFHPLAKWDDFIADPGRYLNGMIEGEFEE; this is encoded by the coding sequence ATGTACCAAATTGCATATCTTGGCCGCTGGGAAACTCTCCCGGAAACGGCCGCCGCTATTTATGAACACGATATTCCCAAGCTGGATGCAATGCTTCAAGGCGGGCTGGATCTGGGTACTCCCATCCAGCTCAGCGAATACATCAAGCTGATGCCGCTGGAGATCGCAGTTTTTCAAAACGATGTGTCCATGATCCACTTCCTGCTGGAGCATGGAGCTGATCCCGGTCTGGCAGAGGAACAGCCCCTGCTGCTCACCGCCGCACGCTGTTGTGGGCCGGAGGTGGTGGTGCTCTTTGCTGGACAGGCCGCAAAACTCAGCTCGAAGCAGAAAGAGCGGGCCTTCCAGGAAGTGCGCTGGGGTCAGCGAGCAGAGAATATCCCGGTGCTGGAGCAAGCCGGGATCACGGTGGCCAAGTTTGGCGGCGAGGCATTCCGGGCCGCTGTGTCCGAAGGCAATACCAAACTTGCCTGGCTGCTTCTGGAAAAAGGGGCGGACATCAACTACCACAAGCCGGACATGGTGTTTCCGAACGCCTCCACCGCTGTCACCGAAGCGGCTCGGCATAAGAATCTCCCCATGGTGCGCTGGCTTGTGGAACAGGGGGCCGACATCACCATTGCTGACAAATACGGCGACCGGCCTTACACCGTGGCGGTGCAGAACAAAAATCAAGAGCTGGCTGACTACCTGAAGGCGCTGGAGCCGGAGGAATGGCACAACGAGCAGGAAAAGCTCCGGCAGCTCATGCCCTATAAGCTGCCCGCCAAGCTGGTGGAATATCTGAAGACCGGCCCCCTGCGGCTGGAGTTCTCGGAGCAAAAATGGGTGAAGTGGGCGGAGCTCTACTCCTTTATGGATGTGCAGGAGATGACCTGGAAACGGAAGAAGCTGCTCTCCCTGATGGCTGCTATGGACAATTACAGCGACTACCTGCTGCTGTGGAGCCCCAGAGACAAAAAGCTGTGGTATCTGGACATCGAGCATGAGGAATTCCACCCTCTGGCCAAATGGGATGACTTCATCGCAGACCCCGGCAGGTATCTGAACGGGATGATCGAGGGCGAGTTTGAGGAATAA